A window of Castanea sativa cultivar Marrone di Chiusa Pesio chromosome 1, ASM4071231v1 contains these coding sequences:
- the LOC142638305 gene encoding uncharacterized protein LOC142638305, translated as MATSSSRSRSSGPVLRSLSPSGRFCSSNTSNSSFASSTSAFASSFSSPSSSFFHHDLHHQSHLHQSHYQYHHHHHDNHDHNHNHHHHHQRSASPTRVNLYTSPSLSPAVRFSIDHRSISPNRNQVIKSHQTRAIPAPKKTCMCSPTSHPGSFRCSLHKNSGHDNGSHHNAPFSQNRLNMRRSAMKNSLVRIGGVEGEWVKRALTALIRPSSHQLRRRSNFEPTPSRLCVMSKADDL; from the coding sequence atgGCGACCTCTTCCTCTAGAAGCAGATCAAGCGGACCAGTCCTGCGCTCACTCTCACCCTCAGGCAGGTTCTGTTCCTCTAACACATCAAACTCTTCCTTTGCTTCTTCTACATCTGCCTTTGCTTCTAGTTTCTCATCTCCGTCTTCCAGTTTTTTCCACCATGATCTTCACCATCAAAGCCATCTTCACCAAAGCCATTACCAgtaccaccatcaccaccatgACAACCACGACCACAACcacaatcatcatcatcaccatcagcGTTCGGCTTCTCCGACACGTGTCAACCTCTACACCTCGCCGTCTCTCTCTCCCGCAGTCCGTTTCTCCATCGACCACCGCTCGATTTCTCCGAATCGCAACCAGGTCATCAAAAGCCACCAAACCAGAGCTATCCCAGCCCCGAAGAAGACGTGTATGTGTTCACCTACGTCGCATCCAGGCTCGTTTCGGTGCAGCCTCCACAAGAACTCGGGTCACGACAACGGAAGCCACCACAACGCGCCGTTTTCGCAGAATCGGCTCAACATGCGTAGATCTGCGATGAAGAACTCATTGGTTCGAATCGGAGGCGTGGAAGGAGAGTGGGTGAAAAGAGCCTTGACAGCTCTGATCCGTCCATCCTCGCATCAGCTTCGCCGGCGATCCAACTTTGAGCCCACGCCGAGCCGACTCTGCGTCATGTCCAAGGCCGACGATCTCTGA